In Alternaria dauci strain A2016 chromosome 9, whole genome shotgun sequence, the following proteins share a genomic window:
- a CDS encoding mitochondrial 37S ribosomal protein uS15m encodes MPPRIPVLSCLRAPTFSTVTHQLSLPIRTFASTSRVHAESIERQKKRLANDPYIVAQRNRKKAANLTRRAELEQGRVASLGDPVRGVSTPFVQSFDTGKPTTYEQGKKIPKDRPHLNYAFDPKTVHKQLQKSKELAVPLSDLGKQVTPAPTQWSDDIYGANILEIEKSAEEIEEQNNKDHARAAEAIARITALENGSSKDRMRVNITRCVETFGRHNTDKIFPPKAPSLTRSGADETRVVRPETNKAAAAKRVGPDTGSSEVQIAILTAKIKTLADFLQTRGKGDKHNKRNLRLLVHRRQKLLQYLRRKERGGPRWQHCIETLGLTEGTWRGEISL; translated from the exons ATGCCGCCGCGAATACCAGTTTTGTCGTGCCTGCGGGCGCCGACAT TTTCAACCGTCACACACCAACTCTCCCTCCCAATTCGAACCTTTGCCTCTACGTCGCGAGTCCACGCCGAGTCAATCGAGCGACAAAAGAAGCGCCTTGCCAATGACCCCTATATAGTCGCCCAGCGGAATCGAAAGAAGGCCGCCAACCTCACGCGCCGCGCTGAGCTTGAACAAGGCCGAGTTGCCAGTCTTGGAGATCCTGTCCGTGGCGTTTCCACACCGTTCGTGCAGTCGTTCGATACTGGCAAGCCGACGACGTACGAACAAGGCAAAAAGATACCAAAGGACCGCCCCCACCTCAACTACGCTTTCGATCCCAAGACCGTTCACAAGCAGCTCCAGAAGAGCAAAGAGCTGGCTGTACCGCTGAGCGACCTTGGAAAGCAAGTCACACCCGCGCCTACCCAGTGGAGCGATGATATATATGGTGCAAACATCTTGGAGATTGAGAAATCGGCTGAGGAGATCGAAGAGCAAAACAACAAAGATCATGCTCGAGCCGCCGAGGCCATCGCCCGTATAACCGCCCTCGAGAATGGGTCGAGTAAAGATCGTATGCGTGTAAACATCACACGTTGTGTCGAGACATTTGGGCGCCACAACACGGACAAGATATTCCCACCCAAGGCGCCATCGCTGACTCGGTCTGGTGCCGATGAAACGCGCGTCGTTCGCCCAGAGACCAATAAAGCCGCAGCCGCAAAGCGCGTCGGACCCGATACAGGCTCTTCCGAAGTTCAAATTGCCATTTTGACCGCCAAGATCAAGACCTTGGCAGACTTCTTGCAGACAAGAGGAAAGGGCGACAAGCACAACAAGCGAAACCTGCGGTTACTGGTGCACAGGAGGCAGAAGCTGCTACAATATCTCAGGAGGAAGGAAAGAGGCGGCCCGAGATGGCAACACTGCATTGAAACCCTCGGGCTGACTGAGGGCACCTGGAGAGGCGAGATATCTCTGTGA
- a CDS encoding 40S ribosomal protein uS2 yields the protein MAPSNLPAIFNPTQQDIEMLLAAQCHLGSKNLQVHMEPYLWKTRPDGVNVLNIGKTWEKIVLAARIIVAIDNPADICVISARPYGQRAVLKFASHTGATAIAGRFTPGNFTNYITRSFREPRLVIVTDPRTDAQAIKEASYVNIPVIALCDGDSPTEYVDVAIPTNNKGRHAIGLIWWMLAREVLRLRGTLANRETEWDVMTDLYFYRDPEAEENKDSAGVEEAKVPGADEVGPGAVADGFTSEWEVSGASAGAFTAQAAAAPGTSWDADTADWAASGEAQTGNEGWGAETAAPATTTQW from the exons ATGGCTCCTTCCAACCTTCCCGCCATCTTCAACCCAACCCAGCAGGACATTGAGATGCTCCTGGCTGCGCAGTGCCACCTCGGCAGCAAGAACCTCCAGGTTCACATGGAGCCGTACCTGTGGAAGACCAGGCCCGACGGTGTCAACGTCCTGAACATTGGCAAGACCTGGGAGAAGATTGTCCTTGCTGCGCGCATCATCGTCGCCATTGACAACCCGGCCGACA TCTGTGTCATCTCTGCCCGTCCCTATGGACAGCGTGCCGTCCTCAAGTTCGCGTCGCACACCGGTGCCACCGCCATCGCTGGTCGTTTCACCCCCGGTAACTTCACCAACTACATCACCCGTTCCTTCAGGGAGCCCCGCCTGGTTATCGTCACCGATCCCCGCACAGACGCCCAGGCCATCAAGGAGGCCTCCTACGTCAACATCCCCGTCATT GCCCTCTGTGACGGAGATTCACCAACCGAGTACGTCGATGTTGCCATTCCCACCAACAACAAGGGTCGCCACGCCATTGGTTTGATCTGGTGGATGCTTGCCCGTGAGGTCCTCCGCCTCCGCGGCACCCTCGCCAACCGCGAGACCGAGTGGGACGTCATGACTGACTTGTACTTCTACCGCGACCCCGAGGCTGAGGAGAACAAGGACAGCGCTGGTGTTGAGGAGGCCAAGGTTCCTGGCGCCGACGAGGTTGGCCCTGGTGCCGTCGCTGATGGCTTCACAAGCGAGTGGGAGGTCTCCGGCGCATCTGCTGGTGCTTTCACTGCTCAGGCCGCCGCTGCCCCCGGCACCAGCTGGGACGCTGACACCGCCGACTGGGCTGCCTCTGGCGAGGCCCAGACTGGCAACGAGGGCTGGGGTGCTGAGACCGCTGCCCCTGCCACCACTACCCAGTGGTAG